cgtttggcgagggacggttattgaaaaaattggccaactttagggtcaaatttgtaatttttaaactttagggatgaaaagggaaaaacgtgccaactttagagacgaaaagtgtaatttactctaatctTTTTGTGTTTTCATTTGTTATATGACTGACGAGAAATCTtgccattttcattttcatagaAAAATACACCATCTAAATTAGTGTGTTCGAAAATAATAAAGGTGTGTTCGaaaataataaagatatatGCGTTATTGATATGTAATGATCGTATGAGTACGGGTGTATGCATATATTAATAGctcattttttccttttcttttttgagTAAATATAAGAAGTGCTTTGCTAAATGCAGTTTTTAGGGCTGCACTTATggtgtattaaatagttgtacacttataataaaattcatggtaaacttttaatataaaacgtACAAACTTTTTATGCAAGTTAAATACAACATAAAAGctacatttaacatttttcatacAATATAGCATAGCAATATCAGTATGTATCAACCGCTCATTCAATTCAATATGTCAAAAAAAGTATATGGCAgtaattctttatttattacttgaTAATAACAGTAAGATAATCGTTCATAAATTACATGATACATTAAGTGTTTAACTAAATATATCTAgcaaaagttattatatatccGGGACTGGATAGGATAAATATGAATCGATACATCTAAATAAAATTTCCATATAAAATTTGTCCATAAATTGTTGAACTATTTAAGATTTGAGTTATACGAAATATAAATTTGttcattaaatttataaaacaacaattttattcaaatttagttatattttctcgtagaaataaaataataaattatgttatatattaaatttgtaAACCATCAAGAATTAATTAAGAACTAAAATCAAGAGATACCGGCCCGTAATAGAAAACAATAATTATCTTCTCCTTATTCAAGTCGGACTAGAAAttaacaataatttatttgaagtAAGGATATGTGTCATAATTAGTTTCATTATTGGCTAATTCCTTACAGATATACCTTTTGGTAAGAAACGTCCCGCAGCCATCCTAGTACATTTACAACTCGCccatccttatatatataccaactcTACCTATTAGCTAGCAATGTGAGTCTTTACAATATTATGacatatatgtaaattaattaatgcttATCGATCGAAAAACCATTTATACAtagaattattattatcactGCCCTTTCGCTCTCTCCATCTATTGAGATACCTCAACGGTCGATCTCGTTGCAAAACAACTATATCATTAGTAGGTGCACATATATATGTTGGTTTGATATATAtcgaataataataattaataatggcGTGGTTGATGTACTTTGTGTTTTGGATGTTGTTGGTGATGAATGGTGGTGCGACGGTGGTGACAGATGATGAGCATCATAAGGGAGTTACGATGAAGAAAATTAGAAATAGGAACGCGTACGCGACAATGATGTATATGGGGACGCCAAGAGACTACGAGTTCTACGTTGCTATTCGAGTCATGTTACGATCTCTTTCAAGGGTTCGTGTTGATGCTGATCTTGTTGTCATTGCTTCCATGGACGTTCCTCTTGATTGGGTTCATGCTTTGtaagtttatttatttcaattacctctctctctctatatattttttttcaatggaTTAATTTTGCTTCTATCCATAGACATTgcgataaacatattttttttaaaaaataattaattatgacaCATATGCATGAGTCAAACACCGTAATCTAgaataattttgttaaaaaaaatttatttatttattaccttttatattgtatatgtatggTATATATGTTGGTTACCTATATATGGAATTCAAGGTGGTAATCGAGCAGATTacagaaataatttaaaattaattagtagatatatatatgctgTTAAACATAAAGTACAGATGGGCCAATAGTTATTACATAATTAACATCAATTTCGATACacgttattttaatttaaattcgGGATAAAAAGAATCTTTCGTTTCGTAGGCTTGTTCTTGGTCAAGTTAATTGACTGTTTCTTAAAGCTATGTATACATAGCGGTCTATCTAATAAGAATAGAGATAACAagttaaaagaaacaaaagaagaatTAAAAGTTTTcctatatcaatatatatatatatattgccaaaGAATAGGACAAATATGACAACTTGACATGGAGTAATATAGATCAGgacttagttgttgttgattgaTATTTAAAAGGcaagtttaatttataaaaaggtTTTGGTCGTAGAGTGTGGATGTATTTTTCGATCAGTTGTATATAGAgaattaattaaagatatacATTAttgctttttatttatttattttctattacAAATTTCCGCTcttattttttagtaatttttaaataaatggataacataataaaaatctttaattttacaaaattttaaaagttaaatgatCGAACtttatacaaaatttgaaagattGGTGACCATATAATTGTACATAAAAAGGTGAATATGTATAATGTGAAAATGCATTGACATTTTAATTAATACACAAATGCTTATTGTAAATGATGATATATGATGtacttataatatatgtttgcaTCAAAATTGCAGGGAACAAGAAGATGGGGCAAAAGTAGTGAGAGTTGAGAACCTAAATAACCCATACATAAGTGATATGCATCATAACAGATTCAAATTAACACTAAACAAGATCTACGCATGGAACTTAGTCGAATACGACAGGGTTGTTATGCTTGATGCCGATAATCTTTTTCTCCAAAACACGGACGAACTCTTTCAATGTGGCCAGTTTTGCGCGGTCTTCATTAACCCTTGCATCTTCCATACCGGTCTTTTTGTGTTACAACCATcagaaaaagtttttaaaaacatGTTACACGACATAGCTACCGTGAGAGATAATCCAGACGGCGCTGATCAAGGTTTTATCGGAGGCTATTTCCATGACCTTCTTGATCAACCCATGTTCCATCCACCATCTAATGGTACCAAACTTGATGGTCACTTTAGACTCCCTTTGGGTTACCAAATGGATGCCACTTATTATTGTAAGTCCTTTATACATATTCAAACAATTTATAtctacaattatattatatgctTTAATTCTGATATTGTATATGTCTAATTGTATGAGCAGATCTTAGATTAAGATGGAACGTACCATGTGGACCAAACAGTGTGATCACATTTCCGGGTGCATCATGGTTAAAGCCGTGGTACTGGTGGTCATGGCCCGTTTTACCTCTTGGCATCCAATGGCATGAACAACGACGACATACTCTAGGGTACGTACGTATGCTTAACGCATAATTATCTTATTACAACATATATGTAGAGAAGTCTTTTTTACAATGGCCTTTTTGATGGGTTAATATTTACTGAGTTATGTTCTGTTTTTGACAGGTATGATGGAGAGA
The Erigeron canadensis isolate Cc75 chromosome 2, C_canadensis_v1, whole genome shotgun sequence DNA segment above includes these coding regions:
- the LOC122588082 gene encoding putative glucuronosyltransferase PGSIP8, which encodes MAWLMYFVFWMLLVMNGGATVVTDDEHHKGVTMKKIRNRNAYATMMYMGTPRDYEFYVAIRVMLRSLSRVRVDADLVVIASMDVPLDWVHALEQEDGAKVVRVENLNNPYISDMHHNRFKLTLNKIYAWNLVEYDRVVMLDADNLFLQNTDELFQCGQFCAVFINPCIFHTGLFVLQPSEKVFKNMLHDIATVRDNPDGADQGFIGGYFHDLLDQPMFHPPSNGTKLDGHFRLPLGYQMDATYYYLRLRWNVPCGPNSVITFPGASWLKPWYWWSWPVLPLGIQWHEQRRHTLGYDGEMLSVLIQAIIYLSIIPISRLIRPNLTKLCYRPADKNIMTLIQTSLKAIGIMFISYTLPFLPIPHTIHPILGWGLYLLGSFALSCLAINAFHLPILPVLTPWLGILGVLFVMACPWYNDGVVRALSIFAYAFCAAPFLWTSLGRIVSSLQTSLEREGFLPTRLSDSTLPNGFNKLY